The following DNA comes from Methylophilus sp. 5.
GCCGGCGAAATCAAACAGTTGGTCAAAATCTTGAATCAAAGGCAGCAAATTGCCTTTATCGCCCATCAGGTCTGCTTTATTCACAACCAACAACACAGGTTTGTTTTTTGGCAACAGCTTAAGCACGATCTCGTCTGCTTCACCCAGTTTCATCGGCTCAATCACAAACAACACCACATCGACCTCAGTTAACACTTGGGTGACGGTTTTATTGAGGGTTTTATTAAGCGCGTTAATATGTTTTTGCTGAAAACCAGGCGTATCCACAAACAGGAACTGGGTATCATCTGTGGTGTGTATGCCAAGCAAACGATGGCGCGTGGTCTGTGCCTTACGCGAGGTAATGGCCAGCTTCATGCCTAAAATATGATTTAGCAATGTGGATTTACCAACATTGGGGCGACCAACGATGGCAACGGTACCACAACGAAAATCGTCTGCGGCGGGGGTAAGTTGTTCTGTCATGATTGAATCTCGTCCATGGCCAATTTGGCCGCTTGTTGCTCCGCCACACGGCGACTGGTGCCCACACCGGTGGTGGTCAGTTTGAGCTTTTGAATAAAACACTGCACAGTAAAGGTCTGCGCATGCGCTTCACCTTCAATCGACACTACCTGGTAGTCCGGCAGGTCCATTTTTTTGCTTTGCAGATATTCCTGTAATTGCGATTTGGCGTCTTTGTCGATAAATTTCGGGTCTATGGTCTGCAACTTGTCGCGATACAGTAACGCTACTACTTGTTGCGCGGCATCAAAGCCACCATCCAGATACACCGCGCCGACAATGGCTTCCAGTGCATCAGCCAAAATTGAGGGGCGGCGCCAACCGGCACTTTTCAATTCGCCCTCACCCAGTTTGAGCGCATCGCCCAAATGCAAGTCTGCTGCAATTTCAGCCAGGCTGGCTTCTCTCACCAGTTTGGCGCGCAGGCGGCTTAAGTCGCCCTCAGGCAAGTGCGGAAATAAATTAAACAGCTGATGCGCGATGATAAAGTTGAGTACGCTATCACCCAAAAATTCCAGACGCTCATTATTGATGGCAGAAAAACTGCGGTGGGTGAGCGCTTGCTGCAGTAGGGTGGGCTGCTGAAAGCTGTAGCCAATTCTGGTTTGTAATACCGGGAGTGCGTTCATTTAGGGGCAACCATGCCAGCCATCAGGGTTTGCTGGCTGCATCAAAGTCAATCAACAGGGTTATGCTGTCTGTCAGTAGAATTTTTTTCTGATAACGCATGGCGACCACACCGCCGCTGATGTCTAAATCGCGACCAGTCACATCGTGAATGCTATCCACTTGCATCTGACGATCAAAGGCAGTGCGCACATCGCTGTCGCTTTGCAGTAAAGGATCATGCGCAATGCGGTTAACGGTGGCTTGAATGGAGTAGTATTCCATGTAGGCTGGCAACGCTTTTAAGGCCACAGTGCCCAAAATGCCAAATGCGGTTAAAACCAGCAAAAAACCGAGCAAACCGATGCCGTGTTGGTGAGAATGCTT
Coding sequences within:
- the era gene encoding GTPase Era; amino-acid sequence: MTEQLTPAADDFRCGTVAIVGRPNVGKSTLLNHILGMKLAITSRKAQTTRHRLLGIHTTDDTQFLFVDTPGFQQKHINALNKTLNKTVTQVLTEVDVVLFVIEPMKLGEADEIVLKLLPKNKPVLLVVNKADLMGDKGNLLPLIQDFDQLFDFAGIIPVSAKKSLYLDELLSTVREHLPQQPAIYAEDELTDKNERFLAAELVREKIFRLLGDELPYSVTVEIEKFETEKNLRRIFAAIIVDKDSQKPMIIGKGGEKLKQISTEARQDMEKLFGSKVYLETWVKVKGGWADDARALKSLGF
- the rnc gene encoding ribonuclease III, translating into MNALPVLQTRIGYSFQQPTLLQQALTHRSFSAINNERLEFLGDSVLNFIIAHQLFNLFPHLPEGDLSRLRAKLVREASLAEIAADLHLGDALKLGEGELKSAGWRRPSILADALEAIVGAVYLDGGFDAAQQVVALLYRDKLQTIDPKFIDKDAKSQLQEYLQSKKMDLPDYQVVSIEGEAHAQTFTVQCFIQKLKLTTTGVGTSRRVAEQQAAKLAMDEIQS
- a CDS encoding DUF4845 domain-containing protein, whose translation is MIKYSKHSHQHGIGLLGFLLVLTAFGILGTVALKALPAYMEYYSIQATVNRIAHDPLLQSDSDVRTAFDRQMQVDSIHDVTGRDLDISGGVVAMRYQKKILLTDSITLLIDFDAASKP